GGCAGCCGGCTGTCGGCGCTGCTCGGCGCGCCGGTGAGCGACGAGGAAGGCATCTTCGACCTGGCGGTCGAGCGCGATGGGGCCGTGGTCGCGGCCGTACAGCTCTCGTGCGGCGAGGACGACGAGGACGTGCTCGAGCTGCTCGGCGAGCGGTCGCCCTCGCTCCCCGTGCGCGCGCTGGTCGAGGCCCTGGTCGAGGCGCTGCGGGGACCGGGGTGACGGCGCGCGCGGCGCGCCAGCGCGCCGTGGCGGTCCAGGTGAAGCCGATCGAGGACGATCGCGTCAGAAGCGCACCGCACCCCAGGGCTCCCGGCGCTCGAATCGACCGGAAATCGCGCTCGGCGTGACAGGCCTGCCGGACGATCACCCAGGGCGAGGCAGCGCGCGCTCGCGGGCGCGCCACGCGGCCGGGGCCACGCCGTGCCGGCGGCGGAAGAGGCGGCTGAACTGGCTGGCGTCGGCATAGCCGACCCGCTCGGCGATGATCTCGACGAGCTCGTCCGTGTCGCGCAGGCGACGCCGCGCCTCGGCGAGGCGGCCTTCGAGGATCCACGCCACCACGGAGCGCCCCGTCGACCGCTTCACCGCGGTCGTGATGTACGCGGGAGATCGGCGCACCGCGCGGGCGACCTCACCGAGGGTCAGCGGTCCCAGACAGCGCGCCTCGATCACGGCGAGCGCCTCGGCGACGATCGACGGGGCCGCTGGGAGAGCCGCGTCGCGCGGGGCGGCGCGCACGATCTCGGCGAGCAGGAGCCCGAGGAGGCTCTCGGCCACGACGGGCAGCACGCCCGAGGATCGCGACAGCTCGCGCTCGAGCTCCTCAAGCAGGCCGAGCACGTGGGGCTGCCTGCTGGTCGGCAGCTCGACGACCGGGAAAGCCCCGCGCCGGACGCGATCGAGCGGGGCGAGCAGCTCCTGAAAACGATCCTGGGGGAGGCACGAGCGACAGAAGGCCACGCCGCGGAGATCCGCCTTGCTCGCCGTGAGCCACCGGTGGGCATCACCGGCAGGGACGAGGTGGACCTGGCCCGCCGTCAGCTCCAGCTCGCCGCGGTGCTCCACGCGCACGCGGCCGCCGAGGTGAAAGGCGAGGACCGAATAGGTGTGCACGGCGGCGCGCTGCATCGGGCGGATCTCCGGCGCGCGACAGGCACGTACGTGGATCACGCCGGTCTCGAGGGCGTCAATTGTAAGCTGCGACTCCATGTCCACCACCCCAGGGTAACACACGTTGTTCGGGCACGATCATGGACGACCGGCCTGGCCAACCTCTCGCGGCTCCCTCGATCCGGCAGGCAATGCGGTGTCACACTGAACCCTACGAGCACACACCATGGCGAATGGATCACGTACGGCTGAGCTCACTTGACAGCTGGGGACCGGTCGTTTGTTCTGAAAACTGCGAGGTCACCCGGGGGTCCTTATCGCGGCGCGCCGCGACCTCGCGCGGACGCCCGAATTCACCGTGATCTAGATCGAACATGATGGCTGCGCGCCCGGTATGGGCGCGCGTCTCTCGACCGGCGCGTTCACGACATCGGGATCGTGCCGGGCGATGCTCCCCTGTCAGTTCATCACCAGGGAGGGTTTATGCAACTCAAGTTCAATTCCCATCAAGGCGTGTTATTGGCCTGTCTCTTCTTCCTTGTCCCGCTGCTGGGGGCCGGCGCCGCGGGTTGCGTCGGGCAGGAGGAGGAGTGGGACTCCGAAGAGGCCGTCGCGGCCGCCGTCCAGGCCCACCAGGCCCAGAGCGGCGAGCAGCTCTTCGAAAGAGAGACATTCGGCGGCAACGGGCGCCGCTGCGTGACCTGCCACAGCGAGGAGACAGGCACGCTGTCCCCGGCGGACGTGCGGCGGCGGTACGCGGCCAACCGGCGCGATCCGCTCTTCCGCCCGATCGACAGCGACGATGGCGTCGGCAACAGCTACACGCGGCTCCTCAACGAGGCCACGATCCGCTACGAGTTCCCGCTGCCGCCGAACATCTGGCTGCACGACGACCCCGCGGCCACCACCGTGACCGTCTTCCGAGGCATCGCCTCCATCAAGGACTCGCCAGCGCTCGATCCGCTCATCACGTTCGACACCCGTGAGCCCGACCTCGAGACGCAGGCCGCGAACGCGATCCTGCGGCATTTCGAGCCGACGGTCACGCCCACGCGGCGACAGCTCGAGAAGATCGCCGATTACGAGAGGACGCTGTTCAGCTCGCGGGAGCTGCGCCGCTACGCTCACGGCGGGCCCGAGCCCGAGCTGCCTCGTGGCTGCACGCCGTCCGAGAAGCGCGGGCGCAAGCACTTTCTCCCGAACAAACTCTGCGGACAGTGCCACAGCGGGCCCATGCTGAACACGGCCAGCGACCAGTTCGTCCTCGGGCCGTTCCTTAGGATCACGGGCGTGCTGACCGGGTTCTCGGGAGAGGTCCTCGGCACCACCGAGACGCGGCCAACGCCGAACCCGATGCGCCGCTACGATATGGTCTGCCCCTCGGACGGGAGCAGCTTCCTCTGCTCCGACCCAGACCAGTTCTTCCCGCTGATCGCCGTCTATCAGCCGCGGCTCGAGAACGGCATCCTCTCGATGCTCGCCGCCGATCCGGCCTACGCCCTCGTCCTCGGCAGCCTGGACGGCCTGGGGGACGGCAAGACCACCTCCCTCTGGGGCATCAACGAGACGGCGCCCTATTTCCACGACAACTCGGCCCATACGCTGGAGGACGTCGTCCACCACTACAAGCTGGTGTTCGAGGCCGCCCCCATCCTGGCCACCCCCCTCGGGGGGCGAACGACCCTGACCGCCCAGGAAGAGGCGGACATCGTCGCGTACATGAAGCTCCTCTGAGCGGAAGGCCCTCTCCCGGGCGGGCCGGGGGCCTCCTCGGCCCTGCGGCCCGGCCGGAAAAACAGCACCGCCGTTGAGCGGAAACCGGACGAGCGGGCACACAGGGCACGGCGCTCGACCTCCACGCGTTCGACGCCGCCGGCGCCCTGGTCACGACCACAGGCGCACCCCGACGGGGCCGACGCCGTCATCCTCGACTCGGTCGCATCGCCGGGCGCGCAGCGCCTGTCTCGGTACGATACCCAGTACGATCCGGTGGTGAAGGATCTGTCCGCGATCTGCGCCGCCGATCCGGTCTGCGGGGCGAAGCTCGGCCCCGAGCCCTGGGCGAAGCTCGACGCGCTCTTCGGCAAGCTCGCAGAAGGCCACTGCGCGGAGCTCGGCGCCGACGTCGCGCTGTTTGCCTCCATCGCTCCGCTCTTCGTGCAGATCCGGAGCCTGCGGACGCACCTCTTCCCGCTCGCTTACCGCATCGACCGCTGCGAGCCCGGCGACGTGCAGGCGGTCGGTCATTACATGCAGACGCTGCTCGAGCTGATGTCGCAGCCCGGCGGAGGCGAGCCGCGGGGATCGATCCTCCTGGGGACACACGTGGCCCTCTCCGAGCTGTGGGAAGAGCCGGCCCCCACCCCGGCCGAGCTCCAGGCGCGCTGCGATGCGCAGCGCTTCTGCCCGCGGGAGGCGCTGGAGCTCGGCCAGCTCTACGAGGCCTGGCCGCGCTACCCGCACGACCGGCTCTGGGGCGGGTGGCCGGACTCCACCGTGCCCATCCTGGCGATGAATGGCCTGCTCGACCCGCAGACGCCGATCGATCTGGCGGAGCTCTCGGCCGACGAGCTCACCGCACCTCATCAGACGTTCGTGGCCGTGCCCTGGAGCCCGCACGGCGTCGCGTTCGAGTCCCCCGTGAAGACCCCCGGCGCGGCGCCGTGCGGCACGCAGATGATGGCGAAATTCATCGCGGCCCCCGAGGCTCCGATCGATACCACGTGCCTCGACGACCTCGCGCCCGTCGCGTGGGACGAGGACCCGGCCGTCGTCGAGGTGCTCTTCGGCGCGAAGGACATGTGGGAAAACCCGGCTTCGCCCGCCCACGAGCTGCGGAGAGCGGCGCCGATCGACTGGGCGGCCGTCGCGCGCCTCGCGCGTGAGAGGACGCGCTGGCTCGGGCGGTGAATGACGCACACCTCACTCGCCTTTCTGGCGGCTGAGCCCGTATCCCACGAACCTGCACCCCGCTTCGAGCCGTTCACGGCGCCCGGCCGGGCGCGAGACCCACCGCCGCGATGAGCTCGCCCAGGCCGGGATCCGTCGCCTTGTCGGCGCTGCGCGCCGATTCGAACGGCCGCTCCCCGCGGATCCACGCGTCGGCGAGCGAGTCGGGCCCGTTCAGGAGCAGGTGCATGGCCGCCGTCAGCTCCAGGGGGCGCATGTCGAGGCGGAAGAGCTCGGACAGGCTGAGCTGCAGGCCGGCGCTGATGGCGTGGACGCCGCGAATGGGCTCCATGAACGAGCGCCCTCCCACGCCGCGCGCCAGGAACGCGGCGCGCGCCTCGGGGTCCCGCAGCCTGGTCGCGCACTCTCCCGCGTCGAGCGAGTTCATCCCTCGACAGGAGAGCGGTCGAACCTCGTAGATCGAGCACCGCCCCGACCGCAGGAAGGGGCAAGGGTGGTCCGGCGAAAACCGCTCTGCCGACGGCAGGCTCCGCGTCCTGTCGTGGCACCCGGACACGTGCTGAGCCACGCGCGCGAGCTCCGCGTCGGACAGGGTCGACCTCAGGTGGTCGGCGATCGCGAGCGCCTCCGGCGGCGTGACCCCGACCGATTGATGGCAGCAGTGATCGCAGCCCGCCCTGCACGCCACCGCGCCATCGGGCGCGCGCGCCAGGAGCCCCGCCGCGAGCCGCGACGTCGCTGCCATCGCGTCCCGCGCCAGCTCGACCGCGCCATCCACGCTCGGCTCCCCGCGCAGCGCAGCATAGGCCGTGTTGGCCGCGGCCGCCGCGATGTCGTTCTGCCACGCCTCCCGGAACACCGGGCTCCTGAGCGCCACGCGCTCATTCCCGCTCACGGGGTCGCGAAGGACCGTGAGGTGCACGCGACCCACACCGTCCTTGCGGGCATCTCGCCGGCCCTTCTTTCCTGACGCGGAGCGCGGCTTGCCTTTCCTCTGACTCATGGTGGCCGGTTCCTGGAGGGTGGTTACCGCCCGAGCGCTCGAAGAGACTCAGGTCCCGCAGAACGTGTATTGCACGCGCTCGTCCAGCTGCGGGGGCTCGCCTAGATGAGCGCTCTCCGGCTGATCGTCGTACGGTCGCCCGAGGACCCGCACCAGCGTCTCGAACGGCTCGAAGTCGTCACGGAGAACGGCCGCCTGGATGAGCGCCTCGATCCGGTGATTGCGCGGGATGAACGCCGGGTTGACGAGCCGCATCGCGCTCGCGCGCGCTTCACCGTCGACGTCCTCCCGGGCGAGCCGCCGGCGCCACGACTCGGCCCAGTCGCGGAAAGCGCCGGGCTCCGCGAACAGGGCGGCCACTTGCGTATCGGCCGCTGGATCGGCCGCTGAAGCGCAGAGCCGGCGAAAGAAGACCGTGTAATCGACGCCGTTCGACGCGAGGCGCTCCAGCAGATCCGCGGCGAGCGCGAGATCGCCCTCCTCCTCGCGCGCGAGCCCCAGCTTGGCCCGCAGGACGCGCTCGTGCGCCGCGACGAAGAGCGCGGAGAAGCGCTCCACGCGCTCGGTCGCCAGGCGGATGGACTCCTCCTCGCCCTCGGCCAGGAGGGGCAGGAGCGCCTCGGCGAGCCGCGCCATGTTCCACTGCGCGATGCGCGGCTGGTTCCCGAAGGCATACCGGCCGCCCCGATCGATCGAGCTGAACTTCTTCGCGGGATCGTACTCGTCGAGGAACGCGCACGGCCCGTAATCGATGGTCTCCCCGGAGATCGACGTGTTGTCGGTGTTCATCACGCCGTGCACGAAGCCGACGCCGAGCCAGCGCGCGACAAGGGTCGCCTGCGCGTCGACGACGCGCTCGAGCAGCGCCAGCGCGTCATTGCCGCTGCCCACCGCCTCGGGGTAGTGCCGGGAGAGCGCGTACGACGCCAGGGTGGCCAGCGCCTCGCGGTCGCCCCGCGCGGCGAAGAACTGGAACGTGCCCACGCGGATGTGGCTCGCGGCCACGCGCGTGAGCACCGCGCCGGGGAGCACCTCCTCGCGATAGACCGGCTCGCCCGTCGTCACCGCGGCGAGCGCCCGCGTCGTCGGCACGCCGAGCGCCGCCATGGCCTCGCTCACGACGTACTCGCGCAGCACCGGCCCGAGCGCCGCGCGCCCGTCTCCGCCCCGCGAGAACGGCGTCCGCCCCGCGCCCTTGAGCTGAAGATCGCGCCGCTTGCCGTCCCTGCCGACGACCTCGCCGAGCAGGATGGCCCGCCCGTCCCCGAGCTGGCTCACGAAGCTGCCGAACTGGTGCCCCGCGTACGCGAGCGCGATCGGCTCCGCGCCCTCGGCCAGCGCGTTGCCCGCGAGCACCTCGGCCCCCTCCGCCGAGGCGAGCTGCTCCGCGTCGAGCCCGAGCACCTCCGCGAGCGCGCGGTTGACCTTCACGATGCGCGGCGCGCGGACCCGGGCGGGGGAGACGCGCGCGTGGAAGCGGTCGGGAAGGCGGGCGTAGGTGTTGTCGAACGGGAGCTTCATCGGCGAACCTTACGCGCGGAGGTGCCGCTGCTCAAGCCGCCGGAAGAGCCCGTCACCGGCTGCGCCAGGACGCCGCGGGAAGCCGTCGGCGCCGGCCTTCACCCCGATGGCGTTCGGCAGGTTGCAGAGGTACTTGCGGACAGACGCTTCGTCCTACCGAATTCCCTCCTCAGTCTCCCACGACGCGCAGGCGGAAAGAGTCCGTCTGGGTGAGATCGGTGAGCAGATCGAGGAGGGTATAGCCGTCGACAGACAGGCTGGCGCTGAGCCCGTCGACGTCGCAGGCGTCGTTCCCGTTCGGCGCCCGCCCGGTGGCAAAGGCGACCCACCGCTCGGCATAATGGCGCCTGGCGCCCGGATCGGCGGCGAGCTCGTTCATCAGCTCGATGGGTGACGTGATCCTCTTGACGTTGTTGGCGCCAAAGGTGACATCGGCGGTCCCGTCGATGGCGCCGCCGAGCGGATCGATGGTCTGCACCTTGCCGACGGCGTCGTACCTCTCGAGCACGAAGCCCGGCGGGTTGACGTACGTGTCGTGGCATACCGCGCAGTTCGTGGAGGAGGTCAGCGCATCGACGACCTCACGCTCCGTGGAGAACTCGCCCGGAGGCCGCGGCGTCTCGCTCGCGCCGGGCACGGGGGCCAGGTTGACCCCGAGCAGCCTTGTGGAGACGAACGCGCCCCGGAGGATCGGGTTCGTGGCGTCATAGCGCGAGTAGGAGCTCAAGAACCCGACGCGGGTCAAGAAGCCCGGCCGCTCGTTCGGATCGAGCTCCACCCGCGTCAGCT
The DNA window shown above is from Sorangium aterium and carries:
- a CDS encoding YkgJ family cysteine cluster protein, with translation MSQRKGKPRSASGKKGRRDARKDGVGRVHLTVLRDPVSGNERVALRSPVFREAWQNDIAAAAANTAYAALRGEPSVDGAVELARDAMAATSRLAAGLLARAPDGAVACRAGCDHCCHQSVGVTPPEALAIADHLRSTLSDAELARVAQHVSGCHDRTRSLPSAERFSPDHPCPFLRSGRCSIYEVRPLSCRGMNSLDAGECATRLRDPEARAAFLARGVGGRSFMEPIRGVHAISAGLQLSLSELFRLDMRPLELTAAMHLLLNGPDSLADAWIRGERPFESARSADKATDPGLGELIAAVGLAPGRAP
- a CDS encoding helix-turn-helix domain-containing protein; the encoded protein is MESQLTIDALETGVIHVRACRAPEIRPMQRAAVHTYSVLAFHLGGRVRVEHRGELELTAGQVHLVPAGDAHRWLTASKADLRGVAFCRSCLPQDRFQELLAPLDRVRRGAFPVVELPTSRQPHVLGLLEELERELSRSSGVLPVVAESLLGLLLAEIVRAAPRDAALPAAPSIVAEALAVIEARCLGPLTLGEVARAVRRSPAYITTAVKRSTGRSVVAWILEGRLAEARRRLRDTDELVEIIAERVGYADASQFSRLFRRRHGVAPAAWRARERALPRPG
- a CDS encoding protein adenylyltransferase SelO, giving the protein MKLPFDNTYARLPDRFHARVSPARVRAPRIVKVNRALAEVLGLDAEQLASAEGAEVLAGNALAEGAEPIALAYAGHQFGSFVSQLGDGRAILLGEVVGRDGKRRDLQLKGAGRTPFSRGGDGRAALGPVLREYVVSEAMAALGVPTTRALAAVTTGEPVYREEVLPGAVLTRVAASHIRVGTFQFFAARGDREALATLASYALSRHYPEAVGSGNDALALLERVVDAQATLVARWLGVGFVHGVMNTDNTSISGETIDYGPCAFLDEYDPAKKFSSIDRGGRYAFGNQPRIAQWNMARLAEALLPLLAEGEEESIRLATERVERFSALFVAAHERVLRAKLGLAREEEGDLALAADLLERLASNGVDYTVFFRRLCASAADPAADTQVAALFAEPGAFRDWAESWRRRLAREDVDGEARASAMRLVNPAFIPRNHRIEALIQAAVLRDDFEPFETLVRVLGRPYDDQPESAHLGEPPQLDERVQYTFCGT